One genomic segment of Desulfurobacteriaceae bacterium includes these proteins:
- a CDS encoding TIGR00282 family metallophosphoesterase, with protein sequence MKVVFLGDVVGRPGRRAVHLWLSENRKKFDLCIVNGENGAAGFGLTEKVVKNLLSYGVDVITGGNHIFDKKDIFQFIDNYPILRPANYPKGTPGKGFTILKIKDKKVLIVNLMGRVFMECLDNPFLKLDEILESNNADVVIIDFHAEATSEKQAFGFYADGKATAVLGTHTHVQTADLRILPQGTLYISDVGMCGAVDTVIGMDKEEGISRFVKQLPVKFKVPEKPKFIQVCGVAFEIDDETNKVLNFERIFEIYERREDGSYIRRKETVS encoded by the coding sequence GTGAAGGTTGTTTTTCTTGGTGATGTGGTTGGAAGACCAGGTAGAAGGGCAGTTCACCTCTGGTTAAGTGAAAACAGAAAAAAATTTGATCTTTGTATCGTGAATGGTGAAAATGGAGCAGCAGGCTTTGGACTTACTGAAAAAGTTGTAAAAAATTTACTCTCTTACGGAGTAGATGTAATTACTGGTGGAAATCATATTTTTGATAAAAAGGACATCTTTCAGTTTATAGATAACTATCCAATCTTAAGACCTGCAAACTATCCCAAAGGAACTCCCGGCAAAGGTTTTACCATCTTAAAAATAAAAGACAAGAAGGTTCTCATTGTTAATTTAATGGGAAGAGTCTTTATGGAGTGCCTCGATAACCCTTTCTTAAAGCTTGATGAGATTTTGGAGAGTAACAATGCTGATGTAGTGATTATTGACTTTCATGCTGAAGCTACTTCTGAAAAACAAGCTTTTGGTTTTTACGCCGATGGAAAAGCCACAGCAGTTCTTGGAACCCATACCCACGTTCAAACAGCAGATTTGAGAATTCTACCCCAAGGAACTCTTTATATTTCAGACGTTGGAATGTGTGGTGCAGTTGATACAGTAATAGGAATGGACAAGGAAGAAGGAATATCAAGATTTGTAAAACAACTTCCAGTAAAGTTCAAAGTTCCCGAAAAGCCGAAATTTATTCAAGTCTGCGGAGTAGCTTTTGAAATAGACGATGAAACTAACAAAGTACTAAACTTTGAAAGGATTTTTGAAATTTACGAAAGGAGAGAAGATGGCAGTTATATTAGACGGAAAGAAACTGTCAGCTAA